In the Haloferax marinisediminis genome, TCATCTCGAGGGTCGTATTCGGATTTATCGCCTTGATTTTCATGTTCCTCGCTAGCACGACACGCTCAAATTATAAAGCCGTTAGCGGTCGGAGAGGGGAGGAGAGAATCCGCGCCACTATCAAACCGACTCGTTTGGGACGTGGGTGGTGCCTCTGACAGCAGTGACTCGGCTTCTCCCGGTTGGATATCTGATTGGCTATCTACTTGTGTTTACCTGTTCAGAGGTCAGACGGTTGTGTTCCAATACCCTCAGGCCACCCTGTTGGTTTGGCGGCCGTGGGCTGTGCGTGTTCCCGTTTCAAGACCATCGGGGTGCGTTTCAACGACAGCACGAGGACGTTATCCTGGTTGTACGTCCTGAGTTCGGTCGTGACGATGCCGACGTGTGGACGAGACGAACTCTCCCGTTTCTCCAGAACCTCGCTCTCGGCGAAGAGGGTGTCCCCGTGGTAGACAGGTGCGTGGTGTCGAATATCGTCGTATCCGAGATTTGCAGTCGCATTCGCCGAGACGTCGATGACGCTCATCCCGACGGCGAGTGCGATGACGAACGTGCCGTCGACGAGCCGCTCACCGAACTCGGTCTCGGCCGCGTACGCCTCGTTGAAGTGCATCGGGTTGAGGTTCATCGTGATGTTGGTGAACCACACGTTGTCTGTCTCGGTCACAGTCCGCCCGTAGGGATGCTTGTAGATATCTCCGACAGTGAAGTCCTCGTAGTATCGTCCTTCCCAGCCATTCGCTAGTCGCCGTTCGTGGTCAGTCGCTTCGGTCATGTGTGGCACACGTGAACACGCAGTCATCCTATACCAACGTTTGCATCGCTGAGCGTTCCACCGTTTGACGAGGGTGAGGTGGTCCTCAATCGAGGTACCAATCGAAGACTGTGGTAAGGTCGTGAGGAATGTGTCCGCCACCCTTGTCAGCCCGCTCCAGATAGTCGCGAAGGTCGTCCTGGAACGAGGGATGTGCACACTGACTGACCATCACGTCGGCGCGTTCACGAGGCGCGAGTCCCCGAAGGTCGGCGACGCCCTGTTCGGTGACGATAATCGAGAAGTCGTGTTCTGTGTGGTCCACGTGAGGAACCATCGGCACGATTCGCGGAATTGCCCCGTCTTTGGCGGTCGACCCGAGTGCGATGACGCCGATGCCACTGTTACGAGTGAAGTCACCGCTTCCACCGATGCCATTGGCGACGTGTGTCCCGGCGATATGGGTCGAGTTGACGTGGCCGTAGAGGTCGACTTCTAGTGCACTGTTGACGCCGATGACGCCGAAGCGGTCGATGAGTGCGGGGTTGTTGGAGACATCGGCGTTCCGAACGATGACGCGCTCAGCGTACCGCTCGATGTCGGCGAACAGGCGTTCTTGTCCCTCTCTGGAGAGCGCGAGTGAGGCCGCACTGGCCGAGACGAGTTTGTCGTCGTCGATCATGTCGAGGAGTCCATCCTGAATGACCTCACCGTAGTACGCGACTGTTCGGTCGCCGAAGTCGACGTCGTTGAACGCACCCATCAAGGCGTTGCCCAGACTCCCAACGCCGAATTGGAGATTCACCGACGAAGCGAACAACGGGTTTCGTTCGACTTCGTCCGCGAGAAACGCCGCGAGGTTGGCTGCAATCTTCTCGTCGGTCTCTGTGGGTTCTCTGAACGTGTAGGATTTGTCTGGTCGGTCAGTCCGAACGACCATCTCCAGTTTTTCGGGTTCGAAACTGATACGCGGCGAACCGATTCGGTCGCCCGGGGCGTTGAGTGGAATCGGTTCACGGTTCGGTGGGGTTGCCCGCGAATAGACGTCGTGGAGGAGTTGTAGTTCGAGCGGTTGTGCATCGTTGACTTCGACGATGAGTCGAGATGCGCTATGGACGTACGTCGGCGTGTGGCCGACAGACGTGGTCGGGATGAGCCAGTCGGGACCGACGGCGACTGCTTCGACGAGTGCGACGTTAGGAGTGCCGTAGTGGCCGAAGGCGACTTCGTCGCCGAGTCGGGAGATGTGGCGGTCGTGGAACGCGATGTGGCCGTCGTTGACTGCGGTCCGGGCGGTGGGTGTGGCCTGATACGGGAAGCGTCGTTCGATCGCGTCGGCTTCGACCAGGGCGGTATCGACTTCACCCCCGACGCTGCCGCCACTGATGACGGTCAGTGACAGGTCTCTGTCGCTCGCAGCGAGTGCAAGCGGGACGGCTTTCGGGTATCCCGCCCTGCCGAACCCGCTCAATACGAGAGTGGCGTCGTCATCGATTAGCGCTGCTGCCTCCTCGGGAGAGCCGGTCGGAACTCCGTCGGCGATGCGGTCTGTGACTGGGAGGTTTCTGTTCATCGTTCACCTGGGGTCCGCTCTGGTCGCGCGGGAATCCAGATACGGTGTCGTGTCTCTGTGCCACTCATCGGAATCACAGTACAGGTCTGACGGAAAATAGAATAAACGTTGTGTACAGATTCCAGCAACACGTTTCGGTCCACCACTCTCCAGAGACACGACCGCCCGAGTTCATGTCGGCGAGACCTAACGAGCCCATAGGTTTATTCAAACCTCACTCCAACGGGGACCGATGAAGACGGTAACTTCCGATAGCGTAGAGCTATCAGCACAACAGCGTCTCGTCAGAGATAGTATCCGGGATATCTGCGATGATTTCGACCACGAGTACTGGCGGCAAAAAGACAAAGACGGCGAGTATCCTTCGGAATTCGTCGACGAACTCGGAGCGCACGGTTGGTTCGGTGTGCTGATTCCTGAAGAGTACGGTGGTGCCGGTATGGGCACGCCCGAAGTTGTGGTGATGATGGAAGAGATTGCTGCAGCAGGAGGTGGATTCTCTGCTGCACAGGCAATTCACGGTGGAATCTACAACTCGGTCCCCATCGTCCGCTACGGGAGCGAGGAGATGAAAGAAGAACTCCTCCCGTCTGTGGCGAACGGCGATACTGCGATTCAGTCGTTCGGGCTCACCGAACCGAATGCAGGGTCCGACTCGACATCGATCGAGACGTTTGCCAAAAAACAGGGTGACGAGTACGTTATCAACGGCCAGAAAATCTGGACCTCTCGTGTCGATGCGAGCGACTACATCGTGCTCGTCGCCCGAACGACGCCGAAATCGGAAGTCGAAAAGCGAACTCGCGGAATCTCGATGTTCCTCGTCGATATCGACGAAGCAGTGTCCGAGGGGAGTCTCGAGATGAAGGCAATCCCCAAATCGGCGAGCAATGCAGTCCACGCGTACGAACTCTGGTTCGAAGACCTTCGGCTCTCTGCAGACCGACTCATCGGTGAGGAAGGAAACGGGTTTTACCAGGTGCTGGATGGTCTCAACGAAGAACGTCTCGTCATCGCTGCAGAGTGCATCGGGCTCGGCGAACTTGCAATCCAACGGGGTGTCGACTATGCAAACGAGCGGGTCGTCTTCGGCCGGCCAATCGGACAGAACCAAGCGATTCAGCACCCGCTGGCGAAAGCGTACGCCGAGTTACAGGCCGCGAAGATGCTGACGTACAACGCCGCCGCCGTCGTCGACGAAGACACTGGTGCGGCAGTTGGGGCGCAAGCGAACATGGCGAAGTACTTGGCCGCAGAAGCGGCTTTCGCTGCTGCTGACGCTGCAGTGCAGGCACACGGTGGCTTCGGCGTTGCGACCGAGTACGACGTCGAGCGGTACTTCAGGGAAGCACGACTCACACGGTTGGTTCCCATCACCCAAGAGTTGGTGCTGAACTATCTCGGCGAGAAAGTCCTGGGTCTCCCCCGTTCGTACTAATCATCGATGGTCTGTATCATCGACCACGTGCGAACACGAGAAGTGGAATCGAACGCTCTCGACTCGCACCACTGTGACCCCCACCACTCCACCGTTCACTCCTGCCGAATGGACTGGGCCACTGAGTGGTACCATTGTGGTCTCATCGCTGAAATCCATGCGTGGCAGTATTCGAGCGAAATCACATGTGTTGGAACACAACATGGCAACTGGCACACATTGTCACGGAACTCGTGTGCAGGATATCGCGTCGAGCAGCGTTCGGCAGGGGCGAATGGTGAGTGAGTTGATGAATTGCACAGTGTTCGAATCCAAATCTCGCTCGAAGATACTGTTAATACATGAGAGTTAATATCTAACGTTGCATATGGACGAAATCCCACACACTGATTCAAACCTGCGTTCGGTCGAACTTTCGTTCGGCATCATTGAACAGCTTCGAGGACGTGGGAAGACGACCCTTGCCGAACTTACGGCTGAAACCGACCTGGCAAAGAGTACGATACACAGTCACCTCACGACGCTCACCAACCTGGGGTACGTCGTCAAAGAAGACAACGCGTATCGGTTGAGTTTGCGGTTCCTCGAACTCGGCGAAGAGGTACGAAATCTCCAACCTGAGTACAGAATCTTGGTCGACCACGTCGAAGCGTTGGCCGAACGGTTCGAAGAGCGAGCCCAGTTCATCGTCGAGGAGGAAGGAAAGGGTGTGTACATCTACAGGAAGACTGGGAGCCGTGCGGTGATGACCGACTCTGGGGTTGGCAAGCACATTCCGCTTCATTCGACTGCTGCCGGGAAAGCAATCCTCGCGCACATGCCCCGCGAGGAGGTGCAAGAGATCATCGAACGACACGGCCTCGGTTCAGTGACCGAGCACACGATTACCGATGAAGAGGAGTTGTACGAAGAGCTCGACGAAATTCGTGAGCGTGGGTACGCCTTCAACAGAGAGGAAAACCTCGCTGGACTCAACGCCGTTGGCGTGCACGTGAAGGGCGCTGATGGAACGGTGCTGGGGGCGTTGAGTGTCTCTGGTCCATCGTTCCGCCTCAAGGGTGCGCAACTGGAATCCGAGATTCCAGACTTCATGCTCGGCCTCGCGAACGAGATCGAGTTGAATCTGGCGTACCCGCAGTGACCTGGACCGGAGACAGGCGCCCCTCAAATTACAGTAATAGGTCTGTAAATGGTATCACAGAGTCAATGAGATCTCTGAACAGTGTCGTGGTGTCCCCTCAAAATGAAGCACCGGAATCGGATTACAACAGTAGGGCTGTAATCGTTCGTGGTCAACAAAGCGAGCCTATCGAATGACGCCCATCGCTGACTGAGTAGCTTCCACATCGACCTTCTCCGTCGAGTGAGAGTTGTACTCCGTGGAGTCAGTAGATGTGTATATAATATACAATATACAATATCGTTGGGTGTTCGACCGACTGGCTATCTTCTGAGTTGGTAGAATGCTCGGCACGGCTTTTCGCCGAATCAGCTAATTGTCTGTAATGCGCAATCTGTATAGCCAACAGGACTGCTCAGGTTTATTAGTGCGACTATGGTTGGATTCTGGATGTAAATTCACGAACTGTAGTGCTGTCCAATCGTGTGGTACACAGATATTTCTGTGAACGAAATCACTGGGCCGGTAGTATCTCGTCCAACTAACTTGACGTTGGGTCTCGACCATGCTACTATTGATATTGTATATTTCACACATTGGTGGCCACCACGAACCTCTGGTATGACACCCACCTCGTGGTGGTGTCGTTCAAGTGCTTCTAGCTCTCTAGCATCGAGGCTACTCGATCAAGCTGAACGAATTAGATTCCTCACGTCTCTTTCTCTAACCGGCTGTTTGGGAATTTCGACGATTCCGATTTGTGGTCTAAATATTCTGTGTCGAGTCTGTCACCGGAAGTTCGCCCGATTCATATGAAATGTGTCACTATTAGTTTTCTCGTAATCCGCAGCGATGAACTGCAAAACATTACGATTGTACGCATGTAATTTCATCCTAAATCAACTACTGTGGTGGTGGACACTGAATAGCTTCTAGTCTCCTGATTGAGTATGTCATATGCATTCCCTACTATCTGTATACATCACCTAACCGTCCAGAACGAGTTACAGTACGAACGACCGTACTTCTCTAGCAAAGTAGAGTTCAAATATCATTGACTGTACGATATTTCTGGCGAACGGCCATCAACTGCGAGATAGGAACTCTAGTCGATTTCGTAGCGTTTCGAGCGGACGTCGACCAATCGTTGGTGGGACTGCCGTGGTGAATCGTGCTCCCATCGACGGACACCACGGGCTGAACGTGCGAAACCGTGGAATACGAACTTGGCAGGTGAACAGTTTCCTCAACGTACACTCCTCAGCACGCATAAACACGTCACGAAAATTGGGACGCTGGTCGCCCACTGGAACCGAAGTGCTTGCTAAAGTGGCGCCTGAGGAGGTCTTCCACAACTGCTCACAAGTACGCATTCTTCGCGCTGGGTCTCGACTTACCAGTGTTACGACGCGCTCACTCGGTTGCGGTCACCAGTTCTGTCACACCGTTTCTGATGTCGCCACTAGCAACAGAGTTGCGCTGTGTGAGCTACTCGACCCAAGAGCAACACGATTCACCACGGCGGCTGAATCTAGAAGTATAACAAACGGCGAATTACACCCCCATCCAACAGTATCGAATAACCAACCGACTACTTATATTGGTTGAGTGATATTTACAGTTAGAAACGCCGAATTTCAAGCTGAAGTGTAACCATGTCATCCAGATTAAACCGGATGGTTCTCCCGTCTCGTGCACAAACCGTATTGATACAAGTCACAGTAGTGGCGTTACTCTCGATATTCCTGGCAAGTTTTGAGTTTAGAACATCCGGCGCCCTTGCAGCGGGTGCACGCCTGGTGAGTGGTCTCGTACTCTTACTGCTCGTTCCAGGTGTCTTGTTGGTGCGGCTACTCGATCTCGAAGTCGACCGTCTCAGTGAGATTCTGCTACTCGTCGTCGGTTTGAGTCTCTCGATTGTTTCGGTCCTTTCGGTCGTTGTCGGGACCGCCTTACCGATCTTGGGTGTCACAGCGCCGTTTTCGCTGCAACCAATCGCACTCCTTTTCACGGCCGTGCTGGTCGTACTTCTGGTGGCACAATCGCAGTCTGAGTACCAACCGATTCATTTCGATTGGCGTGCGTATTCGCCAGTGATTGTGTTCTACGCGGCAATCCCGATCGTCGCTGTTGCCGCCGCAGGTGCGATGAACGAACTTGGTAATCCACTGTTGATGTATCTGTTCGTGATTCTCGTGGTTGCTGCTGTTCTCTTGCTACCGACGAGATTCGTCTCTTCGAATCTGTATCCTGCGACTGTTTTCCTTATCGCGCTCGGAACCTTCCTGCATAGGAACCTTCTCACTAGCGGAGTCGTCGGTGCGGACATCCAACTCCAGTATTTCATTGCCCAACGAATTATCGAGACACAGGCGTGGTCACCGATCGCTAGTGGTCCGCTCATGGCATTACCAATGGTCAGTTCAGTCCCTGCCATCATCTCGATATTCACGGGCTTGTCGGTCGCGACCGTGTTCAAAGTCGTCTACGTCGGTGTGTTTTCTCTCGTTCCTGTTGGAATCTATTTCGTGGGACGAAAGGTGTTTGGTACCAACGAAGGACTGTTCGGAAGTCTGTTTTTCGTGTTCTATCACGGAACGTTCTATTTCACCCCCGGAAAGCAACTGTTCTCAGAAGTCTTCCTCATCCTCCTCGTCCTGTTGTTCGTGACGGGCCGTCTTTCGACGTCCGGTGGGAAAGTTGCAGGACTACTCTTCACTGTTGGACTCATACACTCGCACTACGGCTCGACGTACGTGCTCGGCGGTTCGCTCCTCGCTGGGTTCCTTCTGCTCACAGTCGTCTCACTGATAGTCGACGACTTCGACCACGAACTCTCTCTGGCGTATCCTGTGGCAGTTCTCACACTGGGGACTGTTTGGTACAGCATCACGACGACAGCATTGGTAGAGTCGATCGCACAAATCCCGCTCTCGATCATCCAGCAAGTAGCGACCCTGTTGCAGGACCCCGTCGTAGGGAGTGGCGCGAGTTACGTTCAACAACAGATGGGCGTTCTCAGAGTCCTCAATGTGCTGGTCTATCTCACGTTGACGGCGTTACTGGGTCTCGGACTCGTATGGCGCGTCGGGAAGAACGCGGCCGACATCAGACGCGACGGGCGAACGATCTATCCTGAGTACACTGCGGTGGCGATACCGATGTTCTTGTTCCTCGCAGCGTCGTTCGTCATCATCGCCAACCTCTGGGCTGACCGAGTCTACCAGATGGTGTTGGTCTTCCTCGCGCCACTCGCGGCGCTTGGATTCCACTTCTTGTTCGTCGTCTTCGGCTCGGTACTCAAACGGCTCGGTAGCTCGATACATCCTCGCCCGCTGTGGGCACTGTTCGCCGTCGTTCTCAGCGTCCTCCTCGTGTTGAACTCGGGGGCCGCCTTCGCTGCTGCCGGGGACGCTAATACGTCCACGTTCGATTCGTCGTCAAACGATTACTCGTTCACCGACGAAGAGCGAGCAGGCGCATTCTGGCTCAAACAACACGTTGGCTTCTCTGACGAGGGGGCGTACAGACCTGGTGCTGTGGAATCTGAGAGTACAGTTACGGTCTACACCGACTCTGTGACGTACCAACTGTTCAGAAGCGTCATGCCGGAAGACTACTACGACGTTCGTGTCGAACGACTCCGAAGTCCGTGGGAACCAGAGTTCGACGAGAGCAGACTGGAGGAGGGGTACGTGTTCATCCGAAAGCGTAGCATCGCGGAGGATTCGAGTGGAGAGGTTCTCCCGATTTCACAGCTCTCTCCAGAAGACGTCTCTGCCATCACTGACTCGGGGACGATAATCTTCGAAAACGAGGATGTGACCATCGTCGAGATCGACCAGAGGCCAGGAGAGTAGCGGATTGGTGATGTAGTCACGCAGTTATTCACGAACATGTGAATATTCCGTTATATTTTCCTCATCCCCGATTGTCTATCATGTCGATACTAGCCGTGAAATCCGAAACACATTCTCCACTTGTGTCGTACGTCGTCGCGACGTACAACCGGCCTGATGACTTGACCGAAGCGATTGATTCGATTCTCAGACAAGAGTACCGCCCCATCGAAGTTGTCGTAATCAGTAACTCGACAGACGAGACAGCGGAGTTGTTTAGTCGCGGAGGCCGGTTCGACTTGGACTGTGTCAAACACTACAACCTACCTGGACGAATGGGTGTCCCGGAAGCACGAAACGTTGGGTTCGACCGTGCATCTGGAGAGATACTCGTCTCGATCGACGACGATGCTGTCCTCAAAAACCCCAACGCGACCGACACAATCGTCTCGAAATTCGAAGACAATCCGGACATCGGTATCCTCGCGTTTCAGTCTCGAAACTACTTCACCGACGAGATCAATCGGAAAGAGATTCCAGACCCGCCAACGTTGGGTATGGACGCCACAGACGAGTTTCGGACCGCGTTCTTCATCGGCGTTGGAAATGCGATTCGACGGTCCACATTGGAGAAAACTGGAGGGTATCCAGCGAGCTTCGTCTACGGATTCGAGGAGATGGACCTCTCGTTTCGAACCCTCGACAACGGCTACGACATTCTGTACACACCATCCGTCGTCGTCCACCACAAGAAGTCTCCAGAAGGTCGACGACCGGATAGAGAGACACAAGAGAGACTCGTTGGCAACCGAATCAAACTCGCTTTCCGGAATCTGCCGTGGCGGTACGTCTTCTTTACGACGCTCATCTGGTCGGCGTACTCGCTCGTGTTGACCAAGCGACTCTCGTCGCTGTGGAGAATCGTTGGTCGTCTGTACGACGATAGAGACGAGTTACTCAACGAGCGACAGGTCATCGATGGAGAGACCATAGAGCGCATCAAATCGCGAAAGACGATGCTGTACGGTTGGTGGTACGGGCCCCACCCGGGACGGATCGTCGGACCGAATGCAGACCCACGTCGACTCTTCTGGGAAGCAGAGAACATCTAGCACTGCCACCGGTAGTTTCGAACGTGAGTGCCCGTTCGAAGACAGTCTCCCCCACGAGAAACGCCCAGCGGAGGTTACGTCCGGTGAGTAACCGTCTCACGCAGTGCCGGTGAAACGCGAACTAAGCATGGACAACGCTGGCGAGATAATCTGTCTTCGGATGTCGGGGACGACGAGGGAAACAGCGACGTAGAGGACTGCACCGATTGCGACCTGAATAACAAGTATGGCAATTCCAGTAACTGGGACTGCAGACTTGATGGCGAGGAGCGACACGCCCATGATAACCGATGCGAACGTGTACCACCCAAACAGCCGTACGGGGAACTCGAACGTAACGGACTGTCGGAGATATCGAGTGTGAAGTGCGGTGTTCACGAGCCAGGAGAAACCGGTCGCAATGGCAGCGCCGACGAACCCAACTGTGAGTATGAGTATGGGGCTCAGAAGGAGGTTGATTCCGATGGAGATGACAGTCGCCTTTGCGGCCAAGTCTGGACGATTGATTGCTCGCACGGAGATTCCGACGATGTCGTTGACCGACTGCACCAACTTCTCGAACATCAGTACGATGAGAACGAGTGAGGCGATGACGTACTCTGGTCCAAAGATATACTGGAGTATCTCTTCAGAGTAAATAATCGCGCCGACGAGTGCAGGAACAGAAGCGAAGACAGAGAAGGCGA is a window encoding:
- a CDS encoding acetyl-CoA hydrolase/transferase C-terminal domain-containing protein, producing the protein MNRNLPVTDRIADGVPTGSPEEAAALIDDDATLVLSGFGRAGYPKAVPLALAASDRDLSLTVISGGSVGGEVDTALVEADAIERRFPYQATPTARTAVNDGHIAFHDRHISRLGDEVAFGHYGTPNVALVEAVAVGPDWLIPTTSVGHTPTYVHSASRLIVEVNDAQPLELQLLHDVYSRATPPNREPIPLNAPGDRIGSPRISFEPEKLEMVVRTDRPDKSYTFREPTETDEKIAANLAAFLADEVERNPLFASSVNLQFGVGSLGNALMGAFNDVDFGDRTVAYYGEVIQDGLLDMIDDDKLVSASAASLALSREGQERLFADIERYAERVIVRNADVSNNPALIDRFGVIGVNSALEVDLYGHVNSTHIAGTHVANGIGGSGDFTRNSGIGVIALGSTAKDGAIPRIVPMVPHVDHTEHDFSIIVTEQGVADLRGLAPRERADVMVSQCAHPSFQDDLRDYLERADKGGGHIPHDLTTVFDWYLD
- a CDS encoding DUF2206 domain-containing protein, whose translation is MIVFYAAIPIVAVAAAGAMNELGNPLLMYLFVILVVAAVLLLPTRFVSSNLYPATVFLIALGTFLHRNLLTSGVVGADIQLQYFIAQRIIETQAWSPIASGPLMALPMVSSVPAIISIFTGLSVATVFKVVYVGVFSLVPVGIYFVGRKVFGTNEGLFGSLFFVFYHGTFYFTPGKQLFSEVFLILLVLLFVTGRLSTSGGKVAGLLFTVGLIHSHYGSTYVLGGSLLAGFLLLTVVSLIVDDFDHELSLAYPVAVLTLGTVWYSITTTALVESIAQIPLSIIQQVATLLQDPVVGSGASYVQQQMGVLRVLNVLVYLTLTALLGLGLVWRVGKNAADIRRDGRTIYPEYTAVAIPMFLFLAASFVIIANLWADRVYQMVLVFLAPLAALGFHFLFVVFGSVLKRLGSSIHPRPLWALFAVVLSVLLVLNSGAAFAAAGDANTSTFDSSSNDYSFTDEERAGAFWLKQHVGFSDEGAYRPGAVESESTVTVYTDSVTYQLFRSVMPEDYYDVRVERLRSPWEPEFDESRLEEGYVFIRKRSIAEDSSGEVLPISQLSPEDVSAITDSGTIIFENEDVTIVEIDQRPGE
- a CDS encoding glycosyltransferase family 2 protein, which translates into the protein MSILAVKSETHSPLVSYVVATYNRPDDLTEAIDSILRQEYRPIEVVVISNSTDETAELFSRGGRFDLDCVKHYNLPGRMGVPEARNVGFDRASGEILVSIDDDAVLKNPNATDTIVSKFEDNPDIGILAFQSRNYFTDEINRKEIPDPPTLGMDATDEFRTAFFIGVGNAIRRSTLEKTGGYPASFVYGFEEMDLSFRTLDNGYDILYTPSVVVHHKKSPEGRRPDRETQERLVGNRIKLAFRNLPWRYVFFTTLIWSAYSLVLTKRLSSLWRIVGRLYDDRDELLNERQVIDGETIERIKSRKTMLYGWWYGPHPGRIVGPNADPRRLFWEAENI
- a CDS encoding IclR family transcriptional regulator, whose amino-acid sequence is MDEIPHTDSNLRSVELSFGIIEQLRGRGKTTLAELTAETDLAKSTIHSHLTTLTNLGYVVKEDNAYRLSLRFLELGEEVRNLQPEYRILVDHVEALAERFEERAQFIVEEEGKGVYIYRKTGSRAVMTDSGVGKHIPLHSTAAGKAILAHMPREEVQEIIERHGLGSVTEHTITDEEELYEELDEIRERGYAFNREENLAGLNAVGVHVKGADGTVLGALSVSGPSFRLKGAQLESEIPDFMLGLANEIELNLAYPQ
- a CDS encoding MaoC family dehydratase; the encoded protein is MTEATDHERRLANGWEGRYYEDFTVGDIYKHPYGRTVTETDNVWFTNITMNLNPMHFNEAYAAETEFGERLVDGTFVIALAVGMSVIDVSANATANLGYDDIRHHAPVYHGDTLFAESEVLEKRESSSRPHVGIVTTELRTYNQDNVLVLSLKRTPMVLKREHAQPTAAKPTGWPEGIGTQPSDL
- a CDS encoding acyl-CoA dehydrogenase family protein gives rise to the protein MKTVTSDSVELSAQQRLVRDSIRDICDDFDHEYWRQKDKDGEYPSEFVDELGAHGWFGVLIPEEYGGAGMGTPEVVVMMEEIAAAGGGFSAAQAIHGGIYNSVPIVRYGSEEMKEELLPSVANGDTAIQSFGLTEPNAGSDSTSIETFAKKQGDEYVINGQKIWTSRVDASDYIVLVARTTPKSEVEKRTRGISMFLVDIDEAVSEGSLEMKAIPKSASNAVHAYELWFEDLRLSADRLIGEEGNGFYQVLDGLNEERLVIAAECIGLGELAIQRGVDYANERVVFGRPIGQNQAIQHPLAKAYAELQAAKMLTYNAAAVVDEDTGAAVGAQANMAKYLAAEAAFAAADAAVQAHGGFGVATEYDVERYFREARLTRLVPITQELVLNYLGEKVLGLPRSY